Proteins from one Dama dama isolate Ldn47 chromosome 12, ASM3311817v1, whole genome shotgun sequence genomic window:
- the LOC133065895 gene encoding uncharacterized protein LOC133065895 encodes MAPPPYASPTAPSPSSRVPAPSPSTPAPFAPAPAPEASPPARILRPLPLSCILPFPPSLPSRLRLAPTLAPIATLQGPPLPSPSPATPPATSSRSRGPGPDSPESPTGAATLANHFISQSAPDIRRKLAKAEDGPQTPIRDLQTQALVAALQPAAGSGPQNPPPGACFKCGQEGHWAKMCPNPQPPSKPCLLCKQRGYWASNCPQASRAPTSRGQGPEHPREISCPPSALELLSFDDD; translated from the exons ATGGCCCCCCCTCCCTACGCCTCTCCCACGgcgccctccccttcctctcgggttcctgccccctccccctccactccGGCCCCTTTCGCCCCTGCTCCCGCCCCTGAGGCTTCACCGCCGGCCCGGATCCTCCGGCCCTTACCCCTGTCTtgtatcctccccttccccccgtcACTCCCTTCTCGTCTCCGGTTAGCTCCCACACTCGCTCCCATAGCaaccctccaggggcctcccctcccctcccccagccccgctactCCCCCTGCGACAAGTAGCCGGAGCCGAGGGCCTGGCCCAG ACTCCCCTGAGTCCCCCACTGGGGCAGCTACCTTGGCCAATCATTTTATCTCCCAATCCGCACCTGACATCCGAAGAAAACTGGCCAAGGCCGAGGATGGCCCTCAGACCCCTATtcgagacctg CAAACCCAGGCCTTGGTAGCGGCCCTGCAACCGGCGGCGGGCTCAGGGCCCCAAAACCCCCCTCCGGGGGCCTGCTTCAAGTGCGGCcaagaaggacactgggccaaGATGTGCCCCAATCCGCAGCCTCCTTCCAAGCCGTGCCTGTTGTGCAAACAACGAGGATACTGGGCTAGTAactgtccccaggcctctcgggCCCCGACCTCTAGGGGCCAGGGACCAGAGCATCCCAGGGAGATCTCCTGCCCTCCTTCGGCCTTGGAGCTGCTGAGCTTCGACGATGACTGA